In the Microcaecilia unicolor chromosome 10, aMicUni1.1, whole genome shotgun sequence genome, one interval contains:
- the LOC115479215 gene encoding adiponectin-like has translation MRFLPGLILCLLLAINLSYTKEVESLTIDELGGEEFLNDEPSAEDPAGNQPRGPCANWMGGAPGYPGHNGVPGRDGRDGKDGAKGDKGEPGPKGEHGEPGAPGVEGPRGLLGNPGLKGEKGESSFSYRSAFSVGLTARPTSSSHPIKFSKLFYNDQKHYDETTGKFHCTVPGLYYFSYHLTVYLKDVKVGLYKNGRPVMFTFDQFQNNNVDQASGSVLLLLEAGDQIWLQVYGEDSYNGIYADNDNDSTFMGFLIYPSVAHS, from the exons ATGAGATTCTTGCCAGGCCTTATCCTCTGTCTGCTGTTGGCTATCAACTTAAGTTATACCAAGGAAGTTGAATCATTGACCATTGATGAATTGGGGGGTGAAGAATTCCTAAATGATGAGCCTTCAGCAGAGGACCCAGCAGGAAATCAACCCCGAGGACCTTGTGCTAATTGGATGGGAGGAGCACCTGGTTATCCTGGCCATAATGGTGTTCCAGGTAGAGACGGCAGAGATGGAAAAGATGGTGCAAAAGGAGACAAAG GTGAACCTGGCCCAAAAGGTGAGCATGGAGAACCAGGTGCTCCCGGTGTGGAAGGGCCAAGAGGACTCCTTGGAAACCCAGGACtgaaaggagagaaaggagaaagtTCTTTTAGCTACCGCTCTGCTTTTAGTGTTGGCTTGACAGCCAGACCTACGTCATCCAGCCACCCCATTAAATTTAGCAAGCTATTCTACAATGATCAGAAGCACTATGATGAAACCACTGGCAAATTCCACTGCACAGTTCCTGGATTGTACTATTTCTCCTACCATCTGACTGTGTACCTAAAGGACGTAAAAGTGGGCCTGTACAAGAATGGAAGACCCGTCATGTTCACCTTTGACCAGTTCCAGAATAACAATGTTGACCAAGCTTCCGGCTCTGTTCTGTTACTCCTGGAAGCTGGGGATCAAATCTGGCTTCAAGTATATGGTGAGGACTCTTACAATGGAATCTATGCTGACAATGACAATGATTCCACTTTCATGGGATTCCTCATCTACCCTTCCGTAGCTCATTCATAA